In the genome of Puniceibacterium sp. IMCC21224, one region contains:
- a CDS encoding lytic transglycosylase domain-containing protein has translation MVLVMESDGSLIPSRSQSSFARNYNDGIGQGSASDGIAIFGEVEAEQEGVQVAALARPTPLPRTDVLSGIQTTALRYAGHPGLRRAGLSVTDWLALYRANIEVESAYRQDAISHAGAIGLGQLMPDTARDLGVDPRDPLQNLDGSARYLAMMLETFGDPHLALAAYNAGPDAVRQYGGVPPYRETQNHVARVMAVVARLEGSNS, from the coding sequence ATGGTCCTGGTCATGGAGAGCGACGGCTCCCTGATCCCGTCACGCTCCCAAAGCAGCTTTGCTCGAAACTACAATGACGGGATTGGTCAGGGTTCGGCCTCCGATGGGATCGCGATCTTCGGCGAGGTAGAGGCCGAGCAAGAGGGCGTCCAAGTCGCGGCCCTTGCCCGCCCGACTCCCCTGCCCCGCACCGATGTCCTCTCCGGGATTCAGACCACGGCCTTGCGCTATGCCGGCCATCCCGGCCTGCGTCGCGCGGGGCTTTCCGTGACGGATTGGCTGGCTCTCTATCGGGCGAATATCGAGGTTGAGAGCGCCTATCGGCAGGATGCGATCTCACATGCGGGTGCCATTGGCCTTGGTCAGCTGATGCCCGACACCGCGCGCGACCTCGGCGTTGACCCGCGTGATCCGCTGCAGAACCTTGATGGCTCCGCCCGCTACCTCGCGATGATGCTGGAGACATTCGGCGATCCGCACCTGGCGCTGGCTGCCTACAACGCCGGACCCGATGCGGTCCGCCAGTATGGCGGCGTTCCCCCCTACCGAGAAACCCAGAACCACGTGGCCCGCGTCATGGCCGTCGTGGCCCGATTGGAAGGATCAAATTCGTGA
- a CDS encoding TrbC/VirB2 family protein gives MKQISNLFVASLALFLFIAEPALAQSIDLSPIQSLLQGIVDALTGPLGVVIATLAVLGVFLSWFFNIIDLRQALWVLVGIAGVAAAPTIVAAVFAGG, from the coding sequence GTGAAACAGATTTCAAACCTCTTTGTCGCCTCGCTGGCGCTATTCCTGTTCATTGCCGAACCCGCCCTTGCACAGAGCATCGATCTCTCCCCAATCCAGAGCCTGTTGCAGGGTATCGTCGATGCGCTGACCGGCCCACTTGGCGTTGTCATCGCGACGCTGGCCGTTCTCGGGGTCTTTCTCAGCTGGTTCTTCAACATCATCGATCTGCGCCAGGCGCTCTGGGTGCTTGTAGGCATCGCCGGTGTCGCGGCTGCCCCCACCATCGTTGCCGCGGTCTTCGCCGGTGGCTGA
- a CDS encoding type IV secretion system protein VirB3: MAERAPLFLGLVRPPKLLGLPIIYAMVWLFGSVLLFVWVQHIAVLVVAALLYPVLWKAADWDPRFIDVMMTALQETPPTRNRSIHGGDSYAP; this comes from the coding sequence GTGGCTGAGCGCGCGCCTCTCTTTCTCGGCCTCGTGCGCCCGCCGAAGCTTCTGGGCCTGCCCATCATATACGCGATGGTCTGGCTCTTCGGTTCGGTGCTCTTGTTCGTCTGGGTCCAGCACATCGCGGTACTGGTTGTCGCGGCCCTGCTCTACCCGGTGCTTTGGAAGGCCGCAGATTGGGACCCGCGCTTCATCGACGTGATGATGACGGCGCTGCAGGAAACCCCGCCCACGCGGAACCGCAGCATTCACGGCGGGGACAGCTATGCCCCGTGA
- a CDS encoding type IV secretion system DNA-binding domain-containing protein — MPRDAALDPRTMTPEWYSRETRLAHMLPYVSLVDDQTVRTRVNELFRCIRLEGINSYTTDDAYLDKVTALFARIVAQLGPEFSYYVHKVSKAIKPDLDPIREDSFAGEVDRRWRAKLETSGLRDKTLTLTVIHRPPPKSLLPFLSRSAPDRLREETRKRLQRLGEAVNVFLSGLAELKPRLLSAASGELVGFLGALNTGTELPLYPENTYGFLSFNVANTRVTFHGDHFELSEGVVGHRYGKSFTIGEYSEGTSCTMFDMLNLPVDMIVTHSFTPINSNLMAGRIKRQKRQMQASQDAALSLLEALDIAADDLEAKRQSFGEHHMVVTLFCDTLEELQTLSAEIVNAAATEGVKMIGERVAAKAHYLSQHPGNQSKRVRASAVTNRNFADFAAFHRTQLGKPAEKTPWGRVVTYLPTPEQSAYRFSYHEQGSPDKEPTSGHTLIMGRPGSGKSVLSAFLMTQVRRAGARIFVFDYRLGMEMAVRANGGRYASLNAGQPTGLNPLWTETDARGTAWLSDWLATLLYRADKPLTPAQTNRIQEVVRQNAQASNPALRNWRDFASLFVSTDDGGDLHQRLLEWSEDGRYGWIFGQSLEDTFSLKGDVVGFDLTGILDSEADKERMAVLSYLFRRVEREIEDRRPTIIVIDEAWKALDNAYFAERLSNWLVTARKQNTVAVMMTQYASQLERTRTGKTIVEAVPTQILLPNIRAQPADYAMLNLTEKELDVLLNTGSNSRLALIRDDQGSIVVDADLSALGLNLTILGGMEKGEALVGADYRDRPDFWRLS, encoded by the coding sequence ATGCCCCGTGATGCTGCGCTCGATCCCCGCACGATGACACCAGAGTGGTATTCACGCGAGACCCGCCTCGCGCACATGCTGCCCTATGTGAGCTTAGTTGATGACCAGACCGTGCGCACCCGGGTCAATGAGCTCTTCCGCTGCATCCGGCTCGAGGGGATCAACAGCTACACGACGGACGATGCCTATCTCGACAAGGTGACGGCGCTTTTTGCCCGCATCGTCGCGCAACTTGGGCCGGAATTCAGCTATTACGTCCACAAGGTCTCCAAGGCCATCAAACCTGATCTCGACCCCATCCGTGAGGACAGCTTCGCTGGCGAGGTGGACCGGCGCTGGCGCGCGAAACTCGAGACCAGCGGGCTGCGCGACAAGACGCTGACGCTCACCGTCATTCACCGCCCACCCCCGAAAAGCCTCCTGCCATTCCTCAGCCGCAGCGCACCGGACCGCCTGAGAGAGGAAACCCGCAAACGCCTGCAGCGCCTCGGTGAGGCCGTGAACGTCTTTCTGTCTGGCCTCGCCGAGCTGAAGCCGCGCTTGCTGTCGGCCGCATCGGGGGAATTGGTGGGGTTTCTGGGCGCCCTGAACACAGGCACCGAGCTGCCGCTTTATCCGGAAAACACCTATGGCTTTCTGTCCTTCAACGTCGCCAATACCCGCGTGACGTTTCACGGAGACCATTTCGAACTCTCGGAAGGCGTGGTGGGGCATCGCTACGGCAAGAGTTTCACCATCGGGGAGTACTCGGAAGGCACCTCCTGCACCATGTTCGACATGCTGAACCTGCCGGTCGACATGATCGTCACCCATTCCTTCACACCGATCAATTCGAACCTCATGGCGGGCCGCATCAAACGGCAAAAGCGGCAGATGCAGGCGAGCCAGGACGCTGCCCTCTCGCTCCTGGAAGCGCTCGACATCGCCGCCGATGATCTCGAGGCCAAGCGCCAAAGCTTCGGCGAGCATCATATGGTCGTGACGCTCTTTTGCGACACGCTCGAAGAGCTACAGACGCTCAGCGCAGAGATCGTGAACGCCGCCGCAACCGAAGGCGTGAAGATGATTGGCGAGCGGGTCGCGGCCAAGGCGCATTACCTCAGCCAGCATCCCGGCAACCAGTCCAAGCGGGTGCGTGCCAGCGCCGTCACCAATCGCAACTTCGCGGATTTTGCGGCCTTTCACCGGACACAGCTCGGCAAACCCGCCGAGAAAACCCCATGGGGCCGGGTCGTCACTTATTTGCCCACGCCGGAGCAGAGCGCCTACCGGTTTTCTTATCACGAGCAGGGATCGCCCGACAAAGAACCGACCAGCGGTCATACGCTGATCATGGGACGGCCCGGGTCGGGCAAATCGGTGCTTTCGGCCTTCCTGATGACCCAGGTCCGTCGCGCAGGGGCGCGGATCTTCGTCTTCGATTACCGTCTTGGCATGGAGATGGCGGTCCGCGCGAATGGCGGGCGCTACGCGTCCCTGAACGCCGGTCAGCCCACGGGCCTCAACCCGCTCTGGACAGAGACCGATGCCCGCGGCACCGCCTGGCTCTCGGACTGGCTTGCCACCCTGCTCTACCGCGCTGACAAGCCCCTGACGCCCGCACAGACCAACCGCATCCAGGAAGTCGTGCGCCAGAATGCCCAGGCCTCCAATCCGGCCCTGCGGAACTGGCGGGATTTCGCGTCGCTTTTTGTGTCCACCGATGATGGCGGCGATCTGCACCAGCGCCTGCTCGAGTGGTCTGAAGACGGCCGCTATGGTTGGATCTTCGGGCAGAGCCTCGAGGACACGTTCTCGCTCAAAGGCGATGTGGTGGGCTTCGATCTGACCGGCATTCTCGACAGCGAGGCCGACAAGGAACGGATGGCGGTTCTCTCCTATCTTTTCCGCCGGGTCGAGCGCGAGATCGAGGACCGCCGCCCCACCATCATCGTGATCGACGAGGCCTGGAAGGCGCTCGACAACGCATATTTCGCCGAGCGGCTATCGAACTGGCTGGTGACCGCGCGCAAGCAGAACACCGTCGCGGTGATGATGACGCAATACGCAAGCCAGCTTGAGCGCACCCGGACCGGCAAGACCATCGTCGAAGCCGTTCCGACGCAGATCCTGCTGCCCAATATCCGCGCGCAGCCTGCGGATTACGCCATGCTGAACCTCACGGAGAAGGAACTCGACGTCCTTCTCAACACGGGCAGCAACAGCCGCTTGGCGCTGATCCGCGACGATCAGGGCTCAATCGTCGTCGATGCCGATCTGAGCGCCCTTGGACTCAATCTCACCATTCTTGGCGGCATGGAGAAAGGCGAAGCGCTTGTTGGGGCCGACTACCGCGACCGCCCAGACTTCTGGAGGCTTTCATGA
- a CDS encoding lytic transglycosylase domain-containing protein: MKSSLPHILAFCLLPGLALSQGVPTNDSGLTARDIVETGDREADLAVQADKLAVRELIAEIEREQLETLRRILDAQTSFGGQGLPAMVSGLENGSGDPDRAVEAVYGTGEIDPNPGGAQMFGDASETIEQLIIRVAQETSGFAGVGRAGLSPVQWRALLQALIWQESRFTIGARSPVGAYGLTQIMPGTASDLGINPEYYDSPYLQVHGGARYLAAQLNTFDGNIINALAAYNAGPGRVFEYGGVPPFRETQHYVSVIPERYNLYLSRIGGIDALGTIDPALLANANLSLTGHGAAFYGSNSPAAIRQAALRISDIVERISETEDVQESIALNTYARAELVRLVAARIRLQAARTRVLSAEELAQASARMAEGAFMDFTIREIE; encoded by the coding sequence TTGAAGTCTAGCCTGCCTCATATCCTCGCGTTTTGCCTGCTGCCCGGTCTCGCCTTGTCTCAAGGCGTGCCGACCAATGACAGTGGGCTGACCGCGCGTGACATCGTCGAGACTGGCGATCGCGAGGCTGACTTGGCCGTTCAGGCGGACAAGCTTGCCGTGCGCGAACTCATTGCCGAGATCGAACGGGAGCAGCTGGAAACCCTCCGACGCATCCTCGATGCGCAGACCAGCTTCGGCGGTCAGGGACTGCCCGCCATGGTCTCGGGGCTGGAAAACGGCAGCGGCGATCCCGACCGCGCCGTAGAAGCCGTTTATGGCACGGGCGAGATCGATCCCAATCCCGGCGGTGCGCAGATGTTCGGGGATGCGTCTGAGACCATCGAGCAACTCATCATCCGCGTGGCTCAGGAGACCAGCGGCTTTGCGGGTGTTGGCCGCGCAGGGCTCTCGCCCGTCCAGTGGCGCGCGTTGCTGCAAGCGCTGATCTGGCAGGAAAGCCGGTTCACCATTGGGGCACGCTCTCCCGTTGGCGCTTATGGTCTCACTCAGATCATGCCTGGCACGGCCAGTGATCTCGGCATCAACCCGGAATACTACGACAGCCCCTACCTGCAGGTGCATGGCGGCGCGCGCTATCTGGCAGCCCAGCTCAACACATTCGATGGCAACATCATCAACGCCCTCGCGGCCTATAACGCCGGACCCGGCCGGGTTTTCGAGTATGGCGGCGTGCCACCCTTCCGCGAGACCCAGCACTACGTTTCGGTCATCCCTGAACGCTACAATCTATATCTAAGCCGTATCGGCGGGATCGATGCGCTTGGCACGATCGATCCGGCGCTTCTCGCCAATGCCAACCTCTCGCTCACGGGTCATGGGGCGGCCTTTTATGGCAGCAACTCACCAGCCGCGATCCGCCAAGCCGCCCTGCGCATTTCCGACATCGTCGAACGGATTTCCGAGACTGAAGACGTGCAGGAAAGCATCGCACTCAACACCTATGCCCGCGCCGAACTCGTGCGCCTCGTCGCTGCACGCATCCGGCTTCAGGCGGCACGCACCCGCGTCCTTTCTGCCGAGGAGTTGGCCCAGGCCAGCGCCCGCATGGCCGAAGGCGCGTTCATGGATTTTACGATCAGGGAGATTGAATGA
- a CDS encoding type IV secretion system protein, with translation MGHLLLRTALATTLGVGLQFSALPPAAAQGVPVVDTQNIAQNIQQLRQMIEDEILQNEQLTQLREQLATLTDQLAELQRTYEALTRLAELPEIIRTEMEDELNGLLDQEFGDILATIEAIKTGDFSSLSGSGAGEIETQMDRVLADLGFDDDTLSEMATSGNPGANRVATQATTGALVSAAAQNSYEDAGQSLERVDRLVGLIDDMDELKESIDLNTRVTAELAIALVAMWQLEAVQTVGDGTGGVIDAATIAEEQRFMDFTLPDLRAD, from the coding sequence ATGGGACATCTGCTCTTGAGGACAGCTTTGGCCACGACACTTGGCGTTGGCTTGCAGTTCAGCGCCCTACCCCCTGCCGCAGCACAAGGTGTACCCGTCGTCGACACCCAGAACATCGCGCAAAACATCCAGCAGCTGCGGCAGATGATCGAAGACGAGATCCTGCAAAACGAGCAGCTGACGCAGCTCCGCGAACAGCTTGCCACGCTCACGGACCAACTCGCGGAGCTGCAAAGAACCTATGAAGCGCTCACCCGCCTCGCCGAGCTTCCCGAAATCATCCGGACGGAAATGGAAGACGAGTTGAACGGTCTGCTCGACCAAGAGTTCGGGGACATCCTCGCCACTATTGAGGCGATCAAGACGGGGGATTTCTCGAGCCTCTCGGGCTCCGGCGCAGGCGAGATCGAAACCCAGATGGACCGGGTGCTGGCCGATCTCGGCTTCGATGACGACACTCTCTCCGAAATGGCCACGAGCGGCAATCCCGGAGCCAACCGCGTGGCGACGCAGGCAACAACCGGCGCGCTCGTCTCAGCCGCCGCCCAGAACAGCTATGAAGATGCCGGCCAATCGCTCGAGCGGGTAGACCGCCTTGTCGGACTCATCGACGACATGGACGAACTCAAGGAAAGCATCGATCTCAACACGCGCGTGACCGCGGAGCTCGCCATTGCGCTGGTCGCCATGTGGCAGCTCGAAGCGGTGCAGACCGTGGGCGATGGCACGGGCGGCGTGATCGATGCCGCCACCATCGCCGAAGAGCAGCGCTTCATGGATTTCACGTTACCGGACCTCCGGGCAGACTGA
- a CDS encoding virB8 family protein → MVASEQEIIEEELVYGALRRERLWQRLGLMGLVFGIIGCLSAAAVSILDVDPPPVVVPYDPATGFALPEASVGASSVTANQAIIEAEVFRYVTDREVYNQLDNDLRIRSVLRRSDGAAESGLRQIWNSANENYPPTVYGPNARLDVEILSINRIGTNRATVRLRKRLTSINGTQTGLFTATLLFEFRPETRRSIDEVWTNPFGFTVLEYSIRSDRLEN, encoded by the coding sequence ATGGTGGCGAGTGAACAAGAGATCATCGAGGAAGAACTGGTCTACGGTGCCCTGCGCCGCGAACGGCTCTGGCAACGCCTTGGCCTGATGGGCCTTGTCTTCGGTATCATCGGCTGTCTGAGTGCCGCGGCTGTCTCGATCCTCGATGTCGACCCGCCCCCCGTCGTTGTCCCCTATGATCCCGCCACCGGCTTTGCACTCCCCGAAGCCTCGGTAGGCGCCTCCTCGGTGACCGCCAACCAGGCGATCATCGAGGCGGAGGTGTTCCGCTATGTGACCGACCGGGAGGTCTATAACCAGCTCGACAACGATCTGCGCATCCGCAGCGTCCTGCGCCGCTCGGACGGAGCTGCCGAGAGCGGGCTGCGCCAGATCTGGAACAGCGCCAACGAGAATTACCCGCCGACGGTCTATGGCCCCAATGCTCGGCTCGACGTGGAAATCCTCAGCATCAACCGGATCGGAACCAACCGCGCGACGGTCCGCCTGCGCAAGCGCCTGACGTCCATTAACGGCACCCAGACCGGCCTCTTCACTGCGACGCTTCTCTTCGAGTTCCGCCCGGAGACCCGCCGCTCCATAGATGAGGTCTGGACCAATCCATTCGGCTTCACCGTCCTCGAATATTCCATCCGCTCCGACAGATTGGAGAACTGA
- a CDS encoding TrbG/VirB9 family P-type conjugative transfer protein: MLFIRSLIFVIALLPGLASAEAIPRGGPNDSRVRLATYQEGQVYRLSVSLTHVTTIEFGEGESIRSIIAGDTEGFEIDGVPGGQAFAIKPVARGVHTNVTVYTNRRSYYFNVQEVRSPTFYVVQFRYPDDAARPTRAIAAQAPNYNYGASARTEFTPTRIWDDGTFTYFAFPRNAPVPAIFRYAGGRERTVNTQTPEDGVIRVSGVNRQWVLRLGEEVVCIEAIPPAEATS; this comes from the coding sequence TTGTTGTTTATAAGATCGCTTATTTTTGTCATTGCCCTGTTGCCCGGCCTCGCCTCTGCCGAAGCCATCCCGCGTGGCGGTCCCAACGACAGCCGGGTGCGCTTGGCCACCTACCAGGAGGGTCAGGTCTACCGTCTCAGCGTGTCGCTCACCCATGTGACCACCATCGAGTTCGGCGAGGGCGAAAGCATCCGCTCGATCATCGCGGGCGACACCGAGGGCTTCGAGATCGATGGCGTGCCCGGAGGCCAGGCATTTGCAATCAAGCCTGTGGCGCGCGGGGTGCATACCAATGTGACAGTCTATACGAACCGCCGGAGCTACTACTTCAACGTCCAGGAGGTACGCAGCCCGACCTTCTACGTGGTGCAGTTCCGCTATCCAGACGACGCTGCGCGCCCGACCCGGGCCATCGCCGCCCAAGCGCCGAACTACAATTACGGCGCCAGCGCGCGGACCGAGTTCACGCCAACACGCATCTGGGATGACGGGACGTTCACGTATTTCGCGTTTCCGCGGAACGCACCTGTGCCAGCGATCTTCCGCTACGCGGGCGGCCGTGAACGCACGGTCAACACGCAAACCCCTGAAGACGGCGTGATCCGCGTCAGCGGCGTAAACCGCCAATGGGTCCTGCGACTTGGCGAAGAGGTGGTCTGCATCGAGGCGATCCCGCCCGCGGAGGCCACCTCATGA
- a CDS encoding TrbI/VirB10 family protein translates to MSDTGNTELEKRLAALEKGSARAPTAAQRRSPLLTLIVVLVIGAGGALLYLLSQPDEEVALPTATPDVFQNEGDGFGAIETLPPPEPEVVFVGPDPVEPNAELLAQITALQAQIEELRNAPEPVVEEDTAAAEAIDALTAQIAALQAASEAAQQRFQDELTARDRSLEQLRMDLELAQLEASRPQPAPAGPTEDELRAREQERLRREEEARRMAELERRAAEERAFQERRIASPTIAFGGTSGANETALTERTFGEVTDFVLNGALPSTVTQAEVIANPSNTIIQGTMIQAVMETALDSSLPGQTRAVVSEDVYSVDGVRLLIPRGSRLVGRYRAGVDIAQRRVTIAWDRIILPDNQTVQISSFGGDELGRSGVTGLIDTRFAERFGSAALISLISAAPSAAASEVQDETAADALEDVGDDLADATDSVIGDYLSIGPVIYVDQGARVTVMVDRDLEIF, encoded by the coding sequence ATGAGCGATACCGGGAACACCGAGCTGGAAAAACGCCTCGCCGCCCTTGAGAAAGGCAGTGCCCGCGCCCCCACGGCGGCGCAGCGCCGGTCGCCCCTGCTCACGCTGATCGTGGTCCTTGTCATCGGCGCGGGTGGTGCCCTGCTTTATCTCCTCTCACAGCCCGACGAAGAGGTAGCCTTGCCGACGGCCACCCCAGACGTCTTCCAAAACGAGGGGGACGGCTTTGGCGCCATCGAGACCTTGCCCCCGCCCGAGCCCGAGGTTGTGTTCGTCGGACCAGACCCCGTTGAGCCCAATGCCGAGCTTCTGGCGCAGATCACCGCCCTGCAGGCCCAGATTGAGGAGTTGCGCAACGCCCCTGAACCGGTCGTCGAGGAAGACACCGCCGCCGCAGAGGCGATCGACGCGCTGACCGCTCAGATTGCGGCGCTGCAAGCCGCCTCGGAAGCCGCACAGCAACGATTTCAGGACGAACTGACGGCGCGGGATCGAAGTCTTGAACAACTCCGTATGGATCTTGAATTGGCCCAACTCGAGGCCAGCCGACCCCAACCCGCTCCAGCGGGCCCCACGGAAGATGAGCTGCGCGCACGCGAGCAAGAGCGACTGCGCCGCGAGGAAGAAGCCCGGCGCATGGCCGAGCTGGAGCGCCGCGCCGCGGAGGAACGCGCCTTCCAGGAGCGGCGCATCGCCTCGCCCACCATCGCGTTTGGCGGCACGTCCGGAGCGAATGAAACGGCTCTGACCGAACGCACCTTCGGCGAGGTGACGGATTTCGTGCTGAACGGGGCGCTGCCCTCGACGGTGACGCAGGCCGAGGTGATCGCCAATCCCTCCAACACCATCATCCAGGGCACCATGATCCAGGCCGTCATGGAAACCGCCCTTGACAGCTCCCTGCCCGGCCAGACCCGTGCCGTGGTGTCCGAGGATGTCTACAGCGTCGATGGCGTGCGCCTCTTGATCCCCCGCGGATCCCGTCTCGTCGGGCGCTACCGCGCTGGCGTCGATATCGCGCAGCGCCGCGTCACGATCGCCTGGGACCGGATCATCCTGCCCGACAACCAGACCGTCCAGATCAGCTCCTTCGGAGGTGATGAACTGGGCCGTTCTGGCGTCACCGGCCTCATAGACACACGCTTCGCCGAGCGTTTCGGGTCGGCCGCACTGATCTCGCTGATCTCCGCAGCACCCAGTGCCGCCGCCTCCGAAGTCCAGGATGAGACTGCCGCCGACGCTCTCGAAGACGTTGGCGATGATCTGGCAGATGCCACGGACAGCGTCATCGGCGATTACCTCTCCATCGGCCCCGTCATCTATGTTGACCAGGGCGCCCGCGTCACGGTCATGGTCGACCGCGATCTGGAGATATTCTGA
- a CDS encoding ATPase, T2SS/T4P/T4SS family: protein MSLSYLETSLDRIDAAARDDVIEICINPDGTCWGEFQGDHFMRALDQRLTGVQVRDLGNQIASSANTTMSKDRPIVSVSITYKGRPIRAQVITPPAVLSAMSISLRFFSSLPLEGIALDFLYGKERKLEDLRVEKKRALRAVVAAGLIDDALAFCVENKLNMIVSGGTSTGKTVAARKILSHVPAEERIVTIEEAAELLPTQPNAVTLIAHRDAEFQTADVLLTATLRMRPDRIILGEVRGKEAMTFLEAINTGHGGSMTTLHAETPQLAVQRLAIAALKTEIPMTYADMIQYIENSIDVIIQTGRHDGKRGITEFYLPGATEIGTSP from the coding sequence ATGTCGCTGAGCTATCTCGAAACCTCGCTCGACCGGATCGACGCCGCCGCTCGCGACGATGTCATCGAGATCTGCATCAACCCTGATGGCACCTGCTGGGGCGAATTCCAGGGCGATCACTTCATGCGCGCGCTGGATCAAAGGCTGACCGGCGTTCAGGTCAGGGACCTCGGCAACCAGATCGCCTCATCGGCCAATACCACGATGAGCAAGGACCGCCCCATCGTCTCGGTTTCGATCACCTACAAGGGGCGCCCGATCCGCGCACAGGTCATCACCCCGCCCGCCGTGCTCTCGGCCATGTCGATCAGCCTGCGGTTCTTCTCGAGCCTGCCACTCGAGGGCATCGCACTCGATTTCCTCTACGGAAAAGAGCGCAAGCTCGAAGACCTGCGCGTGGAAAAAAAGCGTGCCTTGCGCGCAGTGGTGGCTGCGGGTTTGATCGATGATGCGCTCGCCTTCTGCGTCGAGAACAAACTCAACATGATCGTCTCGGGCGGCACCTCCACCGGCAAGACCGTGGCCGCGCGCAAGATCCTCTCTCACGTACCGGCCGAGGAACGCATCGTCACCATCGAAGAAGCCGCCGAGCTTCTGCCGACCCAACCAAATGCCGTGACCCTCATCGCCCATCGCGACGCAGAATTCCAGACCGCCGATGTGCTTCTCACTGCGACGCTGCGCATGCGCCCCGACCGGATCATCCTCGGCGAGGTCCGCGGCAAGGAGGCCATGACCTTTCTGGAAGCCATCAACACCGGCCATGGCGGCTCGATGACCACGCTGCATGCCGAAACCCCCCAACTTGCCGTGCAGCGCCTCGCGATCGCAGCACTGAAGACCGAGATCCCGATGACCTATGCCGACATGATCCAGTACATCGAAAATTCCATCGACGTGATCATCCAGACCGGCCGGCATGACGGCAAACGCGGCATCACCGAATTCTACCTCCCCGGCGCCACCGAGATTGGAACTTCCCCATGA
- a CDS encoding DUF4177 domain-containing protein, protein MKTFEYDILSFPMTRKTSLSDMQASLNEKGADGWEVVSISTSEFANIGHTVFLKRETTPAGATA, encoded by the coding sequence ATGAAGACCTTTGAATACGATATCTTGTCCTTTCCCATGACTCGTAAGACCAGCCTCTCCGACATGCAGGCCAGCCTGAACGAGAAGGGCGCAGACGGGTGGGAGGTGGTGTCGATCAGCACTTCGGAATTCGCCAATATCGGGCACACCGTTTTCCTGAAGCGCGAAACCACACCCGCTGGAGCCACGGCATGA
- a CDS encoding type IV secretion system protein yields the protein MSVVTYFVETSQGYLNTAAETQFGAVAATVGTLLVLGTTLVVILVGINMIYQYRAMDGHTAFWLAVKIGLIGIFATNWMQFNAFSSAILYGIDSIAGALVASVGGGSPGPSGTFAEEFDRLIAELGDYLNAAGSELNWMAGAMLDIVGVLLLSILGGLAAFILVASRLMIALLIGIAPVMIFLTLFEVTKDYFARWLSALVSFALYPIVVAGVFATITGVSSALIGELGDPEGATNIGALIPFFMMVLMAKGFIIATPFIVRAISGNIMMPALSGGLGGGYSFARAAMGSQQSYNRYLIGGASGTEYAALRARQLFGVQQMPMRQGMGQTGSAGGTGSADSGSKMLAQLARLGRLGRR from the coding sequence ATGAGTGTCGTCACCTACTTCGTTGAAACCTCCCAAGGCTATCTCAACACCGCCGCCGAAACCCAGTTTGGTGCGGTTGCGGCAACGGTCGGCACGCTTCTGGTTTTGGGGACAACGCTGGTCGTGATCCTCGTCGGCATCAACATGATCTATCAATATCGGGCCATGGATGGGCACACAGCCTTCTGGCTCGCGGTCAAGATCGGGCTCATCGGGATATTCGCGACCAATTGGATGCAGTTCAACGCGTTCTCGTCAGCCATTCTCTATGGGATCGACAGTATCGCGGGCGCGCTGGTGGCCTCGGTCGGCGGCGGCAGTCCGGGCCCTTCAGGCACCTTCGCGGAGGAATTCGACCGGCTGATCGCGGAGCTGGGCGACTATCTGAACGCTGCCGGGTCCGAGCTGAACTGGATGGCTGGCGCCATGCTCGACATAGTCGGTGTGCTTCTACTCTCAATCCTCGGCGGACTGGCCGCCTTCATCCTCGTGGCCTCCCGACTGATGATCGCGCTTCTGATCGGGATCGCCCCAGTGATGATTTTCCTGACGCTGTTCGAGGTGACCAAGGACTATTTTGCGCGCTGGCTGTCCGCGCTGGTCTCCTTTGCGCTCTACCCGATCGTAGTTGCAGGCGTGTTCGCGACGATCACCGGGGTGTCCTCGGCACTTATTGGCGAGTTGGGCGACCCGGAAGGGGCCACCAATATCGGCGCGCTCATTCCGTTCTTCATGATGGTGCTCATGGCCAAGGGATTCATCATCGCAACGCCCTTCATCGTACGCGCGATCTCCGGCAACATCATGATGCCCGCGCTTTCTGGTGGCCTTGGCGGCGGCTACAGCTTCGCCCGCGCCGCCATGGGCAGCCAACAGTCCTACAATCGGTATCTGATCGGTGGGGCGAGCGGCACGGAGTACGCGGCCCTCAGAGCGCGGCAATTGTTCGGAGTGCAACAGATGCCAATGAGGCAAGGCATGGGGCAGACGGGTTCCGCAGGCGGCACAGGGTCCGCGGACTCAGGGTCAAAAATGCTGGCGCAGCTGGCGAGACTGGGGCGGCTTGGGCGACGGTGA